A window from Macaca fascicularis isolate 582-1 chromosome 20, T2T-MFA8v1.1 encodes these proteins:
- the ARL6IP1 gene encoding ADP-ribosylation factor-like protein 6-interacting protein 1 isoform X1: MAEGDNRSTNLLAAETASLEEQLQGWGEVMLMADKVLRWERAWFPPAIMGVVSLVFLIIYYLDPSVLSGVSCFVMFLCLADYLVPILAPRIFGSNKWTTEQQQRFHEICSNLVKTRRRAVGWWKRLFTLKEEKPKMYFMTMIVSLAAVAWVGQQVHNLLLTYLIVTSLLLLPGLNQHGIISKYIGMAKREINKLLKQKEKKNE, encoded by the exons GCTGCAGAGACCGCGAGTCTGGAAGAACAGCTGCAAGGATGGGGAGAAGTGATGCTGATGGCTGATAAAGTCCTCCGATGGGAAAGAGCCTGGTTTCCACCTGCCATCATGGGTGTGGTTTCTTTGGTGTTTCT gaTTATCTACTATCTAGATCCATCTGTTCTGTCCGGCGTTTcctgttttgttatgtttttgtgCTTGGCTGACTACCTTGTTCCCATTCTAGCGCCTAGAATTTTTGGCTCCAATAAATG GACCACTGAACAACAGCAAAGATTCCATGAAATTTGCAGCAATCTAGTAAAAACTCGACGCAGAGCTGTGGGTTGGTGGAAACGCCTCTTCACGCTAAAGGAAGAAAAACCTAAGATG TACTTCATGACCATGATCGTTTCTCTTGCTGCGGTTGCTTGGGTGGGACAACAAGTCCACAACCTGCTTCTCACCTACCTGATAG tgacTTCCTTGCTGTTGCTTCCTGGACTAAACCAGCATGGAATCATTTCGAAGTACATTGGAATGGCCAAGAGGGAGATAAACAAActtctcaaacaaaaagaaaagaaaaatgaatga
- the RPS15A gene encoding small ribosomal subunit protein uS8 — protein MVRMNVLADALKSINNAEKRGKRQVLIRPCSKVIVRFLTVMMKHGYIGEFEIIDDHRAGKIVVNLTGRLNKCGVISPRFDVQLKDLEKWQNNLLPSRQFGFIVLTTSAGIMDHEEARRKHTGGKILGFFF, from the exons ATGGTGCGCATGAATGTCCTGGCTGATGCTCTCAAGAGCATCAACAATGCCGAAAAGAGAGGCAAACGCCAGGTGCTTATTAGGCCGTGCTCCAAAGTCATCGTCCGGTTTCTCACTGTGATGATGAAGCATG GTTACATTGGCGAATTTGAAATCATTGATGATCACAGAGCTGGGAAAATTGTTGTGAACCTTACAGGCAGGCTAAACAAG tGTGGAGTGATCAGCCCCAGATTTGATGTGCAACTCAAAGATCTAGAAAAATGGCAGAATAACCTGCTTCCATCCCGCCAGTTTGG TTTCATTGTACTGACAACCTCAGCTGGCATCATGGACCATGAAGAAGCAAGACGAAAACACACAGGAGGGAAAATCCTGGGATTCTTTTTCTAG
- the ARL6IP1 gene encoding ADP-ribosylation factor-like protein 6-interacting protein 1 isoform X2, with protein sequence MLMADKVLRWERAWFPPAIMGVVSLVFLIIYYLDPSVLSGVSCFVMFLCLADYLVPILAPRIFGSNKWTTEQQQRFHEICSNLVKTRRRAVGWWKRLFTLKEEKPKMYFMTMIVSLAAVAWVGQQVHNLLLTYLIVTSLLLLPGLNQHGIISKYIGMAKREINKLLKQKEKKNE encoded by the exons ATGCTGATGGCTGATAAAGTCCTCCGATGGGAAAGAGCCTGGTTTCCACCTGCCATCATGGGTGTGGTTTCTTTGGTGTTTCT gaTTATCTACTATCTAGATCCATCTGTTCTGTCCGGCGTTTcctgttttgttatgtttttgtgCTTGGCTGACTACCTTGTTCCCATTCTAGCGCCTAGAATTTTTGGCTCCAATAAATG GACCACTGAACAACAGCAAAGATTCCATGAAATTTGCAGCAATCTAGTAAAAACTCGACGCAGAGCTGTGGGTTGGTGGAAACGCCTCTTCACGCTAAAGGAAGAAAAACCTAAGATG TACTTCATGACCATGATCGTTTCTCTTGCTGCGGTTGCTTGGGTGGGACAACAAGTCCACAACCTGCTTCTCACCTACCTGATAG tgacTTCCTTGCTGTTGCTTCCTGGACTAAACCAGCATGGAATCATTTCGAAGTACATTGGAATGGCCAAGAGGGAGATAAACAAActtctcaaacaaaaagaaaagaaaaatgaatga